From the genome of Uranotaenia lowii strain MFRU-FL chromosome 1, ASM2978415v1, whole genome shotgun sequence, one region includes:
- the LOC129748125 gene encoding uncharacterized protein LOC129748125 gives MSSHCFWITLVNVLTFKVMVFSYAGWNAKLSEDDFRQEYIDYHCKTVIPNSYYQRGDNAVYYLADCFFSRKFWTKFTWTGVSKGATPKSRRGFREFGNVLQLFFEITVVGDPTYSKEKLQNFIQNRLFRYSKTRADSKFLRKSTIRPKRATSNKRDALTTDQIDEEMEMEEAEEVDEQVDEVDEQMSEYLEDESRNSE, from the exons ATGAGCAGT CACTGTTTCTGGATCACTTTAGTTAACgtattgacgttcaaagttaTGGTTTTTTCTTATGCGGGATGGAATGCAAAATTGTCAGAAGATGACTTTCGCCAGGAATAT ATCGATTATCACTGCAAAACAGTTATCCCGAATTCGTATTATCAAAGAGGTGATAACGCGGTATATTACCTGgcggattgttttttttcgcgcAAGTTTTGGACCAAGTTTACGTGGACGGGTGTCAGCAAAGGTGCAACCCCAAAATCTCGAAGAGGTTTTCGGGAATTTGGAAATGTCCTCcagttattttttgaaattactgTAGTAGGAGATCCAACTTATTCGaaagaaaaactacaaaattttatccaaaaccGGCTATTTCGTTACTCAAAAACTAGAGCCGATTCTAAATTTTTGCGAAAATCGACGATACGACCAAAACGAGCTACTTCGAACAAAAGAGATGCCTTGACGACGGATCAGATTGACGAAGAGATGGAGATGGAGGAAGCAGAAGAAGTTGATGAACAAGTTGATGAAGTTGATGAACAAATGAGTGAATATCTCGAAGACGAATCTAGAAACAGTGAATAA
- the LOC129748042 gene encoding uncharacterized protein LOC129748042 isoform X4 yields MEMVFENDSPDIVDSPLEEYTVRSSHEDRKHLMEALQTWTSEHEITQTALKGLMEILNVNLGPNLPKDPRTLMKMPNSLDIISMSETEFYWHQGLENCLRRNFRNLQGACTISLNVNIDGLPLFNSSEKNFWPIQCNVFEHSHIAPMVVGIYFGHSLDFISLWKGLEYRIFLNYAPIAILKQYLPEKYFEHFLKLFCAVRICSTNRYKYVLHIARSLFQEFIAEFKVLYGEQFVTSNVHNLCHIADEVERFGVLSTLSAYPFENVLYELKKKLTTGPNPLAQIAKRLTESAYNENRPTNNPNSSGISFQQDKHRTKILFPNFRITTDHKDRWFLTKDSKLIQMVGASQENSRIKIEGKELTDKEDFFGKPFHSSFIDIYMSRTTQDCRNQVQVFQPEEVFCKLVALKYKKNSIHSIATYDKRIMLRSSKNICDVRLSIN; encoded by the exons ATGGAAATGGtctttgaaaatgatagtcCGGATATCGTTGACTCGCCACTAGAAGAATATACAGTTCGAAGTTCTCATG AAGATCGCAAACATTTAATGGAAGCACTCCAAACGTGGACTTCGGAGCATGAAATTACGCAGACAGCTTTGAAAGGATTGATGGAAATACTCAACGTAAATCTAGGCCCCAATTTACCTAAGGATCCGCGTACTTTAATGAAAATGCCGAATTCACTGGATATCATAAGCATGAGTGAAACCGAATTCTATTGGCACCAAGGTcttgaaaattgtctgagaagaAATTTTCGAAACCTTCAAGGAGCTTGCACAATTTCTCTAAATGTTAACATTGATGGTTTACCACTGTTCAACAGTTCTGAAAAGAATTTCTGGCCAATACAATGTAATGTTTTCGAACACTCTCATATTGCTCCCATGGTGGTTGGCATATACTTTGGCCACTCACTGGATTTCATTTCGTTATGGAAGGGGTTAGAATATCGGATATTCCTCAACTACGCTCCAATTGCAATCCTTAAGCAATATTTACCCGAAAAATATTTCGAGCACTTCCTAAAGCTATTTTGTGCAGTACGGATATGCTCTACGAATAGGTATAAATATGTTTTACACATCGCGCGATCTTTATTCCAGGAATTTATTGCTGAGTTCAAGGTGCTGTATGGAGAGCAATTTGTTACAAGCAACGTTCATAACTTGTGCCACATTGCGGACGAAGTGGAAAGGTTTGGGGTTTTATCAACGCTATCTGCCTAcccatttgaaaatgttttatatgagcttaaaaaaaaactgaccacTGGACCGAATCCTTTGGCGCAAATTGCTAAACGCTTAACTGAATCTGCATATAATGAAAACCGACCAACCAATAATCCGAACTCTTCAGGAATAAGTTTTCAACAAGATAAGCAtagaacaaaaatattgttcCCAAACTTCCGAATCACAACTGATCACAAGGATAGATGGTTCTTGACAAAAGATTCTAAGCTCATTCAAATGGTTGGTGCTTCTCAAGAGAATTCTAGGATAAAAATAGAAGGAAAAGAGCTGACAGACAAGGAAGATTTCTTCGGGAAACCATTTCATTCCTCATTTATTGATATTTATATGTCTAGAACCACTCAGGACTGTAGGAACCAGGTGCAAGTGTTTCAACCGGAGGAAGTCTTCTGCAAGCTTGTAGCActtaagtacaaaaaaaacagtattcatTCCATTGCTACATACGATAAGCGAATAATGTTAAGGAGTTCCAAAAATATATGTGACGTACGTCTCTCGATTAATTAA
- the LOC129748042 gene encoding uncharacterized protein LOC129748042 isoform X2 produces MLYVYADELNMEMVFENDSPDIVDSPLEEYTVRSSHEDRKHLMEALQTWTSEHEITQTALKGLMEILNVNLGPNLPKDPRTLMKMPNSLDIISMSETEFYWHQGLENCLRRNFRNLQGACTISLNVNIDGLPLFNSSEKNFWPIQCNVFEHSHIAPMVVGIYFGHSLDFISLWKGLEYRIFLNYAPIAILKQYLPEKYFEHFLKLFCAVRICSTNRYKYVLHIARSLFQEFIAEFKVLYGEQFVTSNVHNLCHIADEVERFGVLSTLSAYPFENVLYELKKKLTTGPNPLAQIAKRLTESAYNENRPTNNPNSSGISFQQDKHRTKILFPNFRITTDHKDRWFLTKDSKLIQMVGASQENSRIKIEGKELTDKEDFFGKPFHSSFIDIYMSRTTQDCRNQVQVFQPEEVFCKLVALKYKKNSIHSIATYDKRIMLRSSKNICDVRLSIN; encoded by the exons CAGATGAGCTAAACATGGAAATGGtctttgaaaatgatagtcCGGATATCGTTGACTCGCCACTAGAAGAATATACAGTTCGAAGTTCTCATG AAGATCGCAAACATTTAATGGAAGCACTCCAAACGTGGACTTCGGAGCATGAAATTACGCAGACAGCTTTGAAAGGATTGATGGAAATACTCAACGTAAATCTAGGCCCCAATTTACCTAAGGATCCGCGTACTTTAATGAAAATGCCGAATTCACTGGATATCATAAGCATGAGTGAAACCGAATTCTATTGGCACCAAGGTcttgaaaattgtctgagaagaAATTTTCGAAACCTTCAAGGAGCTTGCACAATTTCTCTAAATGTTAACATTGATGGTTTACCACTGTTCAACAGTTCTGAAAAGAATTTCTGGCCAATACAATGTAATGTTTTCGAACACTCTCATATTGCTCCCATGGTGGTTGGCATATACTTTGGCCACTCACTGGATTTCATTTCGTTATGGAAGGGGTTAGAATATCGGATATTCCTCAACTACGCTCCAATTGCAATCCTTAAGCAATATTTACCCGAAAAATATTTCGAGCACTTCCTAAAGCTATTTTGTGCAGTACGGATATGCTCTACGAATAGGTATAAATATGTTTTACACATCGCGCGATCTTTATTCCAGGAATTTATTGCTGAGTTCAAGGTGCTGTATGGAGAGCAATTTGTTACAAGCAACGTTCATAACTTGTGCCACATTGCGGACGAAGTGGAAAGGTTTGGGGTTTTATCAACGCTATCTGCCTAcccatttgaaaatgttttatatgagcttaaaaaaaaactgaccacTGGACCGAATCCTTTGGCGCAAATTGCTAAACGCTTAACTGAATCTGCATATAATGAAAACCGACCAACCAATAATCCGAACTCTTCAGGAATAAGTTTTCAACAAGATAAGCAtagaacaaaaatattgttcCCAAACTTCCGAATCACAACTGATCACAAGGATAGATGGTTCTTGACAAAAGATTCTAAGCTCATTCAAATGGTTGGTGCTTCTCAAGAGAATTCTAGGATAAAAATAGAAGGAAAAGAGCTGACAGACAAGGAAGATTTCTTCGGGAAACCATTTCATTCCTCATTTATTGATATTTATATGTCTAGAACCACTCAGGACTGTAGGAACCAGGTGCAAGTGTTTCAACCGGAGGAAGTCTTCTGCAAGCTTGTAGCActtaagtacaaaaaaaacagtattcatTCCATTGCTACATACGATAAGCGAATAATGTTAAGGAGTTCCAAAAATATATGTGACGTACGTCTCTCGATTAATTAA
- the LOC129748042 gene encoding uncharacterized protein LOC129748042 isoform X1 gives MEMVFENDSPDIVDSPLEEYTVRSSHDRKHLMEALQTWTSEHEITQTALKGLMEILNVNLGPNLPKDPRTLMKMPNSLDIISMSETEFYWHQGLENCLRRNFRNLQGACTISLNVNIDGLPLFNSSEKNFWPIQCNVFEHSHIAPMVVGIYFGHSLDFISLWKGLEYRIFLNYAPIAILKQYLPEKYFEHFLKLFCAVRICSTNRYKYVLHIARSLFQEFIAEFKVLYGEQFVTSNVHNLCHIADEVERFGVLSTLSAYPFENVLYELKKKLTTGPNPLAQIAKRLTESAYNENRPTNNPNSSGISFQQDKHRTKILFPNFRITTDHKDRWFLTKDSKLIQMVGASQENSRIKIEGKELTDKEDFFGKPFHSSFIDIYMSRTTQDCRNQVQVFQPEEVFCKLVALKYKKNSIHSIATYDKRIMLRSSKNICDVRLSIN, from the exons ATGGAAATGGtctttgaaaatgatagtcCGGATATCGTTGACTCGCCACTAGAAGAATATACAGTTCGAAGTTCTCATG ATCGCAAACATTTAATGGAAGCACTCCAAACGTGGACTTCGGAGCATGAAATTACGCAGACAGCTTTGAAAGGATTGATGGAAATACTCAACGTAAATCTAGGCCCCAATTTACCTAAGGATCCGCGTACTTTAATGAAAATGCCGAATTCACTGGATATCATAAGCATGAGTGAAACCGAATTCTATTGGCACCAAGGTcttgaaaattgtctgagaagaAATTTTCGAAACCTTCAAGGAGCTTGCACAATTTCTCTAAATGTTAACATTGATGGTTTACCACTGTTCAACAGTTCTGAAAAGAATTTCTGGCCAATACAATGTAATGTTTTCGAACACTCTCATATTGCTCCCATGGTGGTTGGCATATACTTTGGCCACTCACTGGATTTCATTTCGTTATGGAAGGGGTTAGAATATCGGATATTCCTCAACTACGCTCCAATTGCAATCCTTAAGCAATATTTACCCGAAAAATATTTCGAGCACTTCCTAAAGCTATTTTGTGCAGTACGGATATGCTCTACGAATAGGTATAAATATGTTTTACACATCGCGCGATCTTTATTCCAGGAATTTATTGCTGAGTTCAAGGTGCTGTATGGAGAGCAATTTGTTACAAGCAACGTTCATAACTTGTGCCACATTGCGGACGAAGTGGAAAGGTTTGGGGTTTTATCAACGCTATCTGCCTAcccatttgaaaatgttttatatgagcttaaaaaaaaactgaccacTGGACCGAATCCTTTGGCGCAAATTGCTAAACGCTTAACTGAATCTGCATATAATGAAAACCGACCAACCAATAATCCGAACTCTTCAGGAATAAGTTTTCAACAAGATAAGCAtagaacaaaaatattgttcCCAAACTTCCGAATCACAACTGATCACAAGGATAGATGGTTCTTGACAAAAGATTCTAAGCTCATTCAAATGGTTGGTGCTTCTCAAGAGAATTCTAGGATAAAAATAGAAGGAAAAGAGCTGACAGACAAGGAAGATTTCTTCGGGAAACCATTTCATTCCTCATTTATTGATATTTATATGTCTAGAACCACTCAGGACTGTAGGAACCAGGTGCAAGTGTTTCAACCGGAGGAAGTCTTCTGCAAGCTTGTAGCActtaagtacaaaaaaaacagtattcatTCCATTGCTACATACGATAAGCGAATAATGTTAAGGAGTTCCAAAAATATATGTGACGTACGTCTCTCGATTAATTAA
- the LOC129748042 gene encoding uncharacterized protein LOC129748042 isoform X3, with protein MLYVYDELNMEMVFENDSPDIVDSPLEEYTVRSSHEDRKHLMEALQTWTSEHEITQTALKGLMEILNVNLGPNLPKDPRTLMKMPNSLDIISMSETEFYWHQGLENCLRRNFRNLQGACTISLNVNIDGLPLFNSSEKNFWPIQCNVFEHSHIAPMVVGIYFGHSLDFISLWKGLEYRIFLNYAPIAILKQYLPEKYFEHFLKLFCAVRICSTNRYKYVLHIARSLFQEFIAEFKVLYGEQFVTSNVHNLCHIADEVERFGVLSTLSAYPFENVLYELKKKLTTGPNPLAQIAKRLTESAYNENRPTNNPNSSGISFQQDKHRTKILFPNFRITTDHKDRWFLTKDSKLIQMVGASQENSRIKIEGKELTDKEDFFGKPFHSSFIDIYMSRTTQDCRNQVQVFQPEEVFCKLVALKYKKNSIHSIATYDKRIMLRSSKNICDVRLSIN; from the exons ATGAGCTAAACATGGAAATGGtctttgaaaatgatagtcCGGATATCGTTGACTCGCCACTAGAAGAATATACAGTTCGAAGTTCTCATG AAGATCGCAAACATTTAATGGAAGCACTCCAAACGTGGACTTCGGAGCATGAAATTACGCAGACAGCTTTGAAAGGATTGATGGAAATACTCAACGTAAATCTAGGCCCCAATTTACCTAAGGATCCGCGTACTTTAATGAAAATGCCGAATTCACTGGATATCATAAGCATGAGTGAAACCGAATTCTATTGGCACCAAGGTcttgaaaattgtctgagaagaAATTTTCGAAACCTTCAAGGAGCTTGCACAATTTCTCTAAATGTTAACATTGATGGTTTACCACTGTTCAACAGTTCTGAAAAGAATTTCTGGCCAATACAATGTAATGTTTTCGAACACTCTCATATTGCTCCCATGGTGGTTGGCATATACTTTGGCCACTCACTGGATTTCATTTCGTTATGGAAGGGGTTAGAATATCGGATATTCCTCAACTACGCTCCAATTGCAATCCTTAAGCAATATTTACCCGAAAAATATTTCGAGCACTTCCTAAAGCTATTTTGTGCAGTACGGATATGCTCTACGAATAGGTATAAATATGTTTTACACATCGCGCGATCTTTATTCCAGGAATTTATTGCTGAGTTCAAGGTGCTGTATGGAGAGCAATTTGTTACAAGCAACGTTCATAACTTGTGCCACATTGCGGACGAAGTGGAAAGGTTTGGGGTTTTATCAACGCTATCTGCCTAcccatttgaaaatgttttatatgagcttaaaaaaaaactgaccacTGGACCGAATCCTTTGGCGCAAATTGCTAAACGCTTAACTGAATCTGCATATAATGAAAACCGACCAACCAATAATCCGAACTCTTCAGGAATAAGTTTTCAACAAGATAAGCAtagaacaaaaatattgttcCCAAACTTCCGAATCACAACTGATCACAAGGATAGATGGTTCTTGACAAAAGATTCTAAGCTCATTCAAATGGTTGGTGCTTCTCAAGAGAATTCTAGGATAAAAATAGAAGGAAAAGAGCTGACAGACAAGGAAGATTTCTTCGGGAAACCATTTCATTCCTCATTTATTGATATTTATATGTCTAGAACCACTCAGGACTGTAGGAACCAGGTGCAAGTGTTTCAACCGGAGGAAGTCTTCTGCAAGCTTGTAGCActtaagtacaaaaaaaacagtattcatTCCATTGCTACATACGATAAGCGAATAATGTTAAGGAGTTCCAAAAATATATGTGACGTACGTCTCTCGATTAATTAA